A genomic region of Pyrus communis chromosome 14, drPyrComm1.1, whole genome shotgun sequence contains the following coding sequences:
- the LOC137714538 gene encoding alpha/beta-gliadin clone PW8142-like, with protein sequence MGTTAVVNRCKVHGTTTTARAVPPKQAQDVPSKAYGTKVMTQAMSLQTLASHPRVPHAEQPTPVAQPAPTEQPTLVAQPAPAEQSALVAQPTPVVQLAPTEQPTPVAQPAPVAQSAPVGFQASQIGPRLVQSSRLQISGLMIKPRAFSLYFSADLTFPSSNLAPRVYHTSAAQGETFLLNSSNPNGEQHLSRQVIELISALAQQTTLVNQLLQRTKMQCVPNEVPQRRTRANKEPLQQHLDKQPLDLPQIERLGRLGPQGASSISHRSRQHDGRREAVTQSGLSSTSSLQNLSPARNPPHALLPRHRRAEHIEEQPGPAGQDWGSRELYHSQQRQIQEEVEMLLTKRLRNFPSNEAIDKAFR encoded by the exons ATGGGAACCACCGCGGTGGTCAACCGCTGCAAGGTCCATGGCACCACTACCACAGCCCGAGCCGTGCCACCAAAGCAAGCCCAAGATGTGCCATCCAAGGCTTATGGCACTAAGGTCATGacccaagccatgtcactccaaACTCTAGCCTCGCACCCACGTGTGCCACACGCCGAGCAGCCCACTCCCGTGGCCCAACCTGCTCCTACCGAGCAGCCTactctcgtggcccagcctgctcccgcTGAGCAGTCTGCTCTCGTAGCCCAGCCTACTCCAGTGGTCCAACTTGCTCCCACCGAGCAGCCTACTCCTGTGGCCCAACCTGCTCCCGTAGCCCAGTCTGCTCCCGTGGGCTTCCAAGCATCCCAAATCGGTCCAAGACTAGTTCAATCATCTCGGCTCCAAATTTCCGGACTGATGATCAAACCAAGAGCATTTTCACTATATTTTTctgcggatttgacatttcccagcTCAAATCTCGCGCCcagagtctaccacacttccgcCGCTCAAGGAGAAACATTCCTTCTAaactcttccaatccaaatggtgaacaacacttgtctcgacaagtcatagagttaatAAGCGCCCTAGCAcagcagacgaccttggtgaaccagctcttGCAACGCACGAAgatgcaatgtgttccaaacgAGGTGCCCCAAAGAAGgacaagggcaaacaaagaacCTCTCCAGCAGCATCTCGACAAGCAGCCACTCGACCTGCCACAAATCGAGCGTTTGGGCAGA CTAGGCCCGCAAGGAGCATCCTCCATatcacatcggagtaggcagcatGATGGgcggagagaagcagtcactcaatccggcCTAAGTTCAACCAGCAGCCTACAAAATCTCTCGCCTGCTAGGAATCCACCTCATGCATTGCTGCCGCGGCATAGACGAGCCGAGCACATAGAAGAGCAGCCTGGACCAGCAGGTCAAGACTGGGGCAGCCGAGAGCTTTACCActcccaacaaaggcaaattcaagaagaagtagaaATGCTCCTGACTAAGCGATTGCGCAATTTCCCCAGCAATGAAGCTATTGACAAGGCATTCCGATAA
- the LOC137715180 gene encoding cytochrome P450 CYP72A219-like, whose amino-acid sequence MEVSVSNIGVVLVGIIVTAWAWRVVNWLWLRPKKLERYLRQQGLAGNSYRFLVGDLKERTMMLKQVYSKPMNLSHDIAPRVLPFEYRSVNTYGKNSFIWAGPVPRVNIANPEDLKDILTKIEDFPKLKSNPYIKLLVSGTAHHQGEKWRRHRRIINPAFHLDKLKGMLPAFYLSSSEMIKEWESLVLKEGSCELDVRPCLENLTADMISRSAFGSSYKEGRKIFQLLREQAQLVTKVIQNVYIPGWRFVPTKMNKKMKGIDKEIRGLLMGIINKREEGIRAGEATKDDLLGNLMESNLKEIQEHGNDKTVGMSMDDVIEECKLFYFAGQETTSLLLVWTMVLLGQNQIWQDRAREEVLQVFGSNKPDFDGIIHLKVVTMILHEVLRLYPSPLLVRTTSKTTEFRNFSLPAGVEVALPMLLIHHDRELWGDDAQEFKPERFSEGVAKTTKNKFMYFPFSGGPRVCIGQNFATVEAKLAISLILQHFTFELSPSYAHAPSAKINLHPQFGAHIILHKR is encoded by the exons atgGAAGTATCAGTGTCTAACATTGGTGTTGTTTTGGTGGGCATAATTGTAACTGCATGGGCATGGAGGGTGGTCAACTGGTTATGGCTGAGGCCAAAGAAGCTAGAAAGATATCTGAGGCAGCAAGGCCTTGCCGGAAACTCATACAGGTTTTTGGTAGGAGACTTGAAAGAAAGAACCATGATGCTAAAACAAGTATATTCTAAACCGATGAACCTCTCTCATGACATAGCCCCACGAGTCCTCCCTTTTGAGTACCGCTCGGTGAACACTTACG GTAAGAATTCTTTTATTTGGGCGGGACCAGTACCAAGGGTGAACATTGCTAATCCAGAAGATTTGAAAGACATCCTAacaaaaattgaggattttcCAAAGTTGAAATCAAATCCATATATCAAGTTGCTAGTATCAGGTACTGCACACCATCAAGGTGAGAAATGGAGAAGACACCGAAGAATTATCAATCCAGCATTCCATTTAGACAAGTTAAAG GGCATGCTACCAGCATTTTACCTAAGTTCTAGTGAgatgattaaagaatgggagagCTTGGTGTTGAAAGAAGGTTCATGTGAGTTGGATGTCCGGCCTTGTCTTGAAAATTTGACAGCCGATATGATTTCTCGATCAGCATTTGGAAGTAGCTataaagaaggaagaaaaatatttcaacTTTTGAGAGAGCAAGCACAACTTGTAACAAAAGTTATACAAAATGTTTACATTCCGGGATGGAG gtttGTACCGACCAAGATGAACAAGAAGATGAAAGGAATTGATAAAGAGATAAGAGGGCTACTCATGGGTATTATAAACAAAAGAGAAGAGGGGATTAGGGCAGGTGAAGCCACAAAAGATGACTTGTTGGGTAACCTCATGGAGTCCAACTTGAAGGAAATCCAGGAACATGGGAATGACAAAACAGTTGGAATGAGCATGGATGACGTGATCGAGGAGTGCAAGTTGTTTTACTTTGCAGGGCAGGAGACGACCTCATTGTTGCTTGTTTGGACAATGGTTTTACTAGGTCAAAACCAGATTTGGCAAGATCGTGCAAGAGAAGAGGTTTTGCAGGTCTTTGGAAGCAACAAGCCAGACTTTGATGGGATAATTCATCTAAAAGTT GTGACCATGATTTTGCATGAAGTCCTGCGATTATACCCATCACCTCTTCTTGTTCGAACCACTAGCAAGACAACAGAATTCCGAAACTTTTCATTACCAGCTGGAGTCGAAGTTGCCTTACCAATGCTACTAATTCACCATGACAGAGAACTTTGGGGTGATGATGCACAGGAGTTTAAACCGGAGAGGTTTTCAGAAGGCGTTGCGAAGACAACAAAGAACAAATTTATGTACTTCCCCTTCTCAGGTGGTCCGCGGGTTTGCATCGGACAAAACTTTGCTACGGTGGAAGCAAAACTGGCCATATCGTTGATTTTACAGCACTTTACATTTGAGCTTTCGCCATCCTATGCTCATGCTCCTTCTGCAAAAATAAACCTTCACCCACAGTTTGGTGCACATATCATTTTACACAAACGCTGA
- the LOC137714539 gene encoding putative glycine-rich cell wall structural protein 1, with the protein MAKALVKAAIGKDSERATARALVMANGLERAMAKVLVKAAMGKDSERATGKGIGDGSDGEGIGEGYGVGRGSGKGVGYGKGIGEGSGRGTGIGIGRSSTDGGYGEGRGVGIGTGHGGYETEHGPWRGRPGYGHSADSGVGSYFGLTTASFGTINQNLFS; encoded by the coding sequence ATGGCAAAGGCATTGGTGAAGGCGGCGATAGGAAAGGATTCAGAGAGGGCTACGGCAAGGGCATTGGTGATGGCAAATGGATTGGAGAGGGCTATGGCGAAGGTATTGGTGAAGGCAGCGATGGGAAAGGATTCAGAGAGGGCTACGGGCAAAGGCATTGGTGATGGCAGTGATGGTGAAGGGATTGGAGAGGGTTATGGTGTTGGCAGAGGCTCTGGCAAAGGTGTTGGGTATGGAAAAGGCATTGGTGAAGGTAGTGGAAGAGGCACTGGTATTGGCATTGGCCGAAGTTCCACAGATGGTGGATATGGAGAAGGTAGAGGAGTTGGTATTGGAACTGGGCATGGTGGATATGAGACTGAACACGGTCCATGGAGAGGAAGACCTGGGTACGGACACAGCGCTGATAGCGGGGTAGGGTCCTATTTCGGCCTTACAACTGCCTCTTTTGGAACTATTAACCAAAATTTGTTCTCTTAG